Proteins encoded in a region of the Mycolicibacterium neoaurum genome:
- a CDS encoding three-helix bundle dimerization domain-containing protein: MLKLPESEQIAAVEDRLVKQFTDVPADTVRTTVAAAHQHFVESAVRDYIALLVERRAFAELKSAAPAS; the protein is encoded by the coding sequence GTGCTGAAGTTGCCGGAGAGTGAACAGATCGCAGCGGTTGAGGATCGCCTGGTTAAACAGTTCACCGATGTACCGGCCGACACCGTCCGCACCACGGTCGCCGCGGCACATCAGCACTTCGTCGAGAGCGCTGTTCGCGACTACATCGCCCTGCTCGTCGAGCGGCGCGCCTTCGCAGAACTCAAGTCCGCCGCACCCGCTTCCTGA
- a CDS encoding RDD family protein produces MVMQPEPVVTGDAVQLQVSIAQLPVRAAAALIDVMVMGFGYLILSMLWALTLADFDPALSAAVLIIFLVLVLVGYPVTFEMASGGRSLGKMALGLRVVSDDGGPERLRQAVFRALSSVIEIWMLTGGPAVICSMLSPKGKRIGDVFAGTIVISERAPRLNPPPPMPPGLAWWAATLQLSGLGTAQANMARQFLSRSGQLQPQVRAEMGQRIAGQVVATISPPPPPGASAEEVLAAILAERHRRELARLHVPQPPGMSPGPGMPPAPSSAPPPPPAGFAPPG; encoded by the coding sequence ATGGTCATGCAGCCAGAGCCCGTGGTGACCGGCGATGCGGTGCAACTACAGGTGTCGATCGCCCAGCTGCCGGTGCGTGCGGCAGCGGCGTTGATCGACGTCATGGTGATGGGCTTCGGATACCTGATCCTGTCGATGCTGTGGGCGCTGACCCTGGCCGATTTCGATCCGGCGCTCTCGGCGGCGGTGCTGATCATCTTCCTGGTGCTGGTGCTGGTCGGCTATCCGGTGACCTTCGAGATGGCTTCCGGCGGACGCTCGCTGGGCAAGATGGCCCTCGGTTTACGGGTCGTGTCCGACGACGGAGGTCCGGAACGGTTGCGGCAGGCGGTTTTTCGAGCGCTGTCCAGTGTGATCGAGATATGGATGCTGACCGGCGGACCCGCGGTGATCTGCAGCATGCTCTCACCGAAAGGCAAACGCATCGGCGACGTGTTCGCGGGCACCATCGTGATCAGTGAGCGGGCACCCAGGCTGAACCCGCCCCCGCCGATGCCGCCTGGGTTGGCGTGGTGGGCCGCGACACTGCAGCTGTCCGGATTGGGCACCGCGCAGGCGAACATGGCGCGGCAATTCCTCTCCAGGTCGGGGCAGCTGCAGCCGCAGGTGCGCGCGGAGATGGGTCAGCGCATCGCCGGCCAGGTCGTCGCGACGATCTCTCCCCCGCCGCCGCCCGGCGCTTCCGCCGAGGAGGTGCTGGCGGCGATCCTGGCCGAGCGGCACCGCCGCGAGTTGGCCCGCCTGCACGTGCCCCAGCCTCCGGGTATGTCGCCGGGGCCGGGCATGCCCCCGGCACCATCGTCTGCACCACCGCCACCGCCCGCGGGGTTCGCGCCACCCGGCTGA
- a CDS encoding stage II sporulation protein M → MDVDAFVLAHTPAWNRLEQLLKRRRNLTGAEIDELVDLYQRVSTHLSVVRSSSGDAVLVAKLSGLVARARSAVTGARAPLWREFIRFWTVSFPLVAYDCRRWWLGSALGFLLVAIVIGFWVAGNPEVRATLGTPAELQQLINHDFEAYYSENPAGSFGLRVWVNNAWVAAQCIAFAVLLGLPIPWVLFQNAANVGVSGGLMFGAGKGDLFLGLITPHGLLELTAVFLAAAAGMRLGWAVVSPGDRPRSQVLAERGRAVVAVAGGLVVVLLISGLIEALVTPSPLPTWVRVTIGVAAEIAFLGYVAHFGRAARRAGLTGDVEDAPDVVPTG, encoded by the coding sequence GTGGATGTCGATGCGTTCGTGCTCGCCCACACTCCGGCATGGAATCGACTGGAACAGCTGCTGAAGAGGCGGCGCAACCTGACCGGGGCCGAGATCGACGAGCTGGTCGACCTGTATCAGCGGGTGTCCACCCACCTTTCGGTGGTGCGCAGCTCCTCCGGGGATGCGGTGTTGGTCGCGAAGTTGTCCGGGCTGGTCGCGCGTGCCCGATCCGCCGTCACCGGGGCGCGGGCGCCGCTGTGGCGCGAATTCATCCGATTCTGGACGGTGTCGTTCCCGTTGGTGGCCTACGACTGTCGACGGTGGTGGCTCGGTTCCGCGCTGGGCTTCCTCCTGGTCGCGATCGTCATCGGATTCTGGGTGGCCGGTAATCCCGAGGTGCGCGCGACGTTGGGCACACCAGCGGAGTTGCAGCAGTTGATCAACCACGACTTCGAGGCGTACTACAGCGAGAACCCGGCCGGGTCGTTCGGACTGCGGGTCTGGGTCAACAATGCCTGGGTCGCCGCCCAGTGCATCGCGTTCGCGGTCCTGCTGGGCCTGCCCATTCCTTGGGTGCTGTTCCAGAACGCCGCGAACGTCGGCGTATCCGGCGGTCTGATGTTCGGCGCAGGCAAGGGCGACCTCTTCCTCGGCCTGATCACCCCGCACGGCCTGCTCGAGTTGACCGCGGTGTTCCTGGCCGCTGCCGCCGGGATGCGGCTGGGCTGGGCGGTCGTCTCACCCGGTGACCGGCCGCGGTCGCAGGTGCTCGCCGAGCGCGGCCGCGCGGTGGTCGCGGTGGCCGGTGGGCTGGTGGTGGTGCTGCTGATCTCCGGGTTGATCGAGGCGCTGGTCACCCCGTCCCCGCTGCCGACCTGGGTGCGCGTCACCATCGGGGTGGCCGCCGAGATCGCGTTCCTCGGCTATGTCGCGCACTTCGGAAGAGCCGCCCGCCGAGCCGGCCTGACCGGCGATGTGGAGGATGCCCCGGATGTCGTCCCGACGGGCTAG
- a CDS encoding amino acid permease: MSTDATYDNSALAHEEEGYHKSLKPRQIQMIAIGGAIGTGLFMGAGSRLHDAGPGLFLVYAFCGVFVFFIMRALGELVLHRPSSGSFVSYAREFFGEKTAYVTGWLYFFNWAATAIVDVTAVALYVHFWGMFEAIPQWLIALIALGIVLTMNIISVKLFGEMEFWASIIKVAALVTFLVVGIVFLAGRFEIEGAATGFSVISDNGGLLPTGMFSLVIVTSGVIFAYAAVELVGIAAGETAEPAKVMPRAINSVILRIAVFYVGSLILLALLLPYTTYRAGESPFVTFFSKIGVPAAGGIMNLVVLTAAMSSLNAGLYSTGRILRSMAMNGSAPSFTGVMNRNGVPFGGIALTGVLTLLGVVLNLFVPEEAFNIALDLSALGIISTWAMIMACQIQLWRWERKGILTRPTFRLPGTPYTSYATLVFLAAVTALMCYENIWNLIAILVIGPMLVAGWYAVRSKVMTMAQQRLGYTGDYPVVPQPPIPERGHGDH, encoded by the coding sequence ATGTCGACCGATGCCACCTATGACAATTCGGCACTGGCACACGAGGAGGAGGGGTACCACAAGTCCCTCAAGCCACGCCAGATCCAGATGATCGCCATCGGCGGGGCCATCGGCACCGGCCTCTTCATGGGCGCCGGTAGCCGATTACATGACGCCGGGCCAGGACTGTTCCTGGTGTACGCGTTCTGCGGCGTTTTCGTCTTCTTCATCATGCGAGCCCTCGGCGAGCTGGTTCTCCATCGCCCCTCGTCGGGATCCTTCGTCTCCTACGCACGCGAGTTCTTCGGGGAGAAGACGGCGTATGTGACCGGCTGGTTGTACTTCTTCAACTGGGCCGCGACCGCCATCGTCGACGTGACCGCCGTGGCGCTCTACGTGCACTTCTGGGGCATGTTCGAGGCGATACCGCAGTGGCTCATCGCCCTGATCGCACTGGGCATCGTCCTCACCATGAACATCATCTCCGTGAAACTGTTCGGCGAGATGGAATTCTGGGCGTCGATCATCAAGGTGGCGGCACTGGTGACGTTCCTGGTCGTCGGGATAGTGTTCTTGGCCGGACGTTTCGAAATCGAAGGAGCAGCAACCGGTTTCAGCGTCATCAGCGATAACGGCGGATTGCTCCCCACCGGGATGTTCTCCCTGGTGATCGTCACCTCCGGCGTCATCTTCGCCTATGCCGCAGTCGAATTGGTCGGCATCGCGGCCGGCGAGACCGCCGAGCCGGCCAAGGTGATGCCCCGTGCCATCAACTCGGTGATCCTGCGCATCGCCGTGTTCTACGTCGGATCGCTGATCCTGCTGGCGCTGCTGTTGCCCTACACCACCTACCGTGCCGGGGAGAGCCCGTTCGTCACCTTCTTCTCCAAGATCGGAGTGCCCGCCGCCGGCGGCATCATGAACCTCGTCGTGCTGACAGCGGCGATGTCCAGCCTCAATGCCGGCCTGTACTCCACCGGGCGCATCCTGCGCTCAATGGCCATGAACGGCTCCGCGCCGTCGTTCACCGGCGTCATGAATCGAAACGGCGTGCCCTTCGGCGGTATCGCACTGACCGGTGTGCTCACACTGCTCGGCGTGGTGCTCAACCTGTTCGTTCCCGAAGAGGCCTTCAACATCGCGCTCGATCTGTCCGCGTTGGGCATCATCTCTACCTGGGCGATGATCATGGCCTGTCAGATCCAACTGTGGCGCTGGGAGCGCAAGGGCATCTTGACGCGACCGACGTTCCGACTCCCCGGCACGCCGTACACCAGTTACGCGACGCTGGTCTTCCTCGCCGCGGTGACCGCGCTGATGTGTTACGAAAACATCTGGAATCTGATCGCGATCCTGGTGATCGGACCCATGCTGGTGGCGGGCTGGTACGCGGTGCGCAGCAAGGTCATGACCATGGCTCAGCAGCGTCTCGGGTACACCGGTGACTACCCGGTCGTTCCGCAGCCCCCGATACCCGAACGCGGACATGGGGACCATTAG
- a CDS encoding TetR/AcrR family transcriptional regulator encodes MSVHDIGETGARNRTRRAIVEAAIGVMTDNPTAPLSEIADAAGVGRSTLHRYFPERMDLLRAVALQVHAASNAAIEAADPECGPMIPALRRVVESQLDLGPIMQYVYTEPLIQSDRELAAFLDTGDEVISEILSRVTAEGPAYPPGWSRRVFWSLLLTGYSAVRDDGIPRQQVVDAIMNSLTQGTITSP; translated from the coding sequence ATGAGTGTCCACGACATCGGGGAAACCGGGGCGCGCAACCGCACCCGGCGCGCCATCGTCGAGGCAGCCATCGGCGTCATGACCGACAACCCGACCGCGCCACTGTCCGAGATCGCCGATGCCGCCGGCGTCGGTCGCAGCACGCTGCACCGGTATTTCCCCGAGCGGATGGATCTGCTGCGCGCGGTCGCCCTCCAGGTGCACGCCGCCAGCAACGCGGCCATCGAGGCCGCCGACCCGGAGTGCGGTCCGATGATCCCGGCACTGCGCAGGGTCGTGGAGAGTCAGCTCGATCTCGGCCCGATCATGCAGTACGTCTACACCGAGCCACTCATCCAGTCCGATCGTGAGCTCGCGGCGTTCCTGGACACCGGCGACGAGGTCATCAGCGAAATCCTCTCGCGCGTCACGGCAGAAGGCCCCGCATATCCCCCGGGGTGGTCACGGCGGGTTTTCTGGTCACTGCTTCTGACCGGCTATTCCGCCGTCCGGGACGACGGCATACCCCGCCAACAGGTCGTCGACGCCATCATGAACAGCCTCACCCAGGGCACCATCACTTCCCCATAA
- a CDS encoding DUF4350 domain-containing protein — translation MTRRRWRTARTIGLAIVLIVAVSALGAYLTAPRQGGLLQADSTAPDGAHALLTLLRDQGIDVVVADDLDEVAAAARPDTLIAVAQTFFLLDGDVLDRLAALPGDRLLIAPSGVTREHLAPGIDVDGTAQFGGRPDCDLREAVTSGDVQLGFSDTFTKADDGAATRCYGGALLRYQDGGRTVTLVGSGAFMTNAGLLGQGSAALAMNLSGTHQRVIWYAPQRIEGETTGSTSLVDLIPAQVGWAVLQIGLAVLLVAWWRARRLGPLVAERLPVVVRASETVEGRARLYRSRRARDRAAAALRTAALSRLRPRLGLGPRPSPETITHAVAGRIGADPQALSHTLFGPTPSTDEQLLALARHLDDIERQVAQS, via the coding sequence ATGACCAGGCGGCGTTGGCGCACGGCGCGCACCATCGGCCTGGCCATCGTGTTGATCGTGGCCGTTTCCGCGCTGGGTGCCTACCTGACCGCACCGCGTCAGGGCGGCCTGCTGCAGGCCGATTCGACCGCGCCCGACGGCGCGCACGCGCTGCTGACACTGCTGCGCGATCAGGGGATCGACGTCGTGGTGGCCGATGACCTCGATGAGGTCGCCGCGGCCGCCCGCCCCGACACGTTGATCGCCGTGGCCCAGACGTTCTTCCTGCTCGACGGCGACGTTCTGGACCGGTTGGCAGCCCTCCCCGGCGACAGGTTGCTCATCGCACCGTCCGGTGTGACCCGCGAGCACCTGGCACCGGGAATCGATGTGGATGGCACCGCGCAGTTCGGGGGCAGGCCGGACTGCGATCTCCGCGAGGCGGTCACCTCCGGTGATGTCCAACTGGGATTCAGCGACACCTTCACCAAGGCCGACGACGGCGCGGCCACCCGCTGTTACGGCGGGGCCTTGCTGCGTTACCAGGACGGTGGTCGCACCGTGACCCTTGTCGGGAGCGGCGCCTTCATGACGAACGCCGGGCTGCTCGGGCAGGGCAGTGCCGCGCTGGCGATGAATCTGTCCGGTACCCACCAACGCGTCATCTGGTACGCCCCGCAACGGATCGAAGGCGAGACGACCGGTTCGACGTCGCTGGTCGACCTGATACCGGCTCAGGTCGGCTGGGCCGTGCTGCAGATCGGCCTCGCCGTGCTGCTGGTCGCCTGGTGGCGCGCCCGCCGGCTCGGCCCGCTGGTCGCCGAACGACTCCCCGTGGTGGTGCGGGCCTCGGAGACCGTCGAGGGCAGGGCACGGTTGTATCGCTCCCGGCGGGCCCGCGACCGTGCCGCGGCGGCACTACGCACCGCGGCGTTGTCCCGATTACGCCCGCGGCTGGGTCTGGGGCCGCGGCCATCGCCGGAGACGATCACCCACGCGGTGGCCGGTCGCATCGGCGCAGACCCGCAGGCGCTGTCGCACACCCTGTTCGGACCCACGCCCAGCACCGACGAGCAACTGCTCGCGCTGGCAAGGCATCTCGACGATATCGAAAGGCAGGTCGCACAGTCGTGA
- a CDS encoding MoxR family ATPase: MTQPEAAREALLALRAEISKAVVGQDAVVSGLVIALLCRGHVLLEGVPGVAKTLLVRSLAATLRLDFTRVQFTPDLMPGDVTGSLVYDARTAEFAFRAGPVFTNLLLADEINRTPPKTQAALLEAMEERQVTVDGAARPLPDPFIVAATQNPIEYEGTYQLPEAQLDRFLLKLNVPLPPRDQEIAILHRHATGFDPRNLSALTAVAGPEDLAAGRAAVRQVMAAPEVLGYIVDIAGATRTSPALQLGVSPRGATALLATARSWAWLSGRNFVTPDDVKAMARPTLRHRIALRPEAELEGADADGVLDGILASVPVPR, translated from the coding sequence GTGACACAACCCGAGGCCGCACGGGAGGCGTTACTCGCCCTGCGCGCAGAAATCTCCAAAGCCGTCGTCGGGCAGGACGCCGTGGTCAGCGGGCTGGTGATCGCGCTGCTCTGCCGGGGGCACGTCCTGCTCGAGGGCGTACCCGGAGTGGCCAAGACACTGCTGGTGCGCAGCCTCGCCGCGACCCTGCGGCTGGACTTCACGCGCGTGCAGTTCACCCCGGATCTGATGCCGGGTGATGTGACGGGCTCGCTGGTCTACGACGCCCGCACCGCCGAGTTCGCCTTTCGCGCCGGGCCGGTGTTCACCAATCTGCTGCTGGCAGATGAGATCAACCGCACTCCACCCAAGACCCAGGCAGCGCTGCTGGAGGCCATGGAGGAGCGGCAGGTCACCGTCGACGGAGCGGCGCGCCCGCTGCCCGATCCGTTCATCGTCGCGGCCACCCAGAATCCGATCGAATACGAGGGCACCTATCAGCTGCCCGAGGCCCAGCTGGACCGGTTCCTGTTGAAGCTCAACGTGCCGCTGCCACCGCGCGATCAGGAGATCGCGATATTGCACCGGCATGCAACGGGTTTCGATCCTCGCAACCTCTCCGCGCTGACCGCTGTGGCCGGTCCGGAAGATCTGGCGGCCGGCCGTGCCGCTGTGCGCCAGGTGATGGCCGCCCCGGAGGTCCTCGGATACATCGTCGACATCGCCGGTGCCACAAGGACTTCGCCGGCCCTTCAGCTCGGGGTGTCACCGCGCGGTGCGACCGCACTGTTGGCCACCGCCCGATCCTGGGCATGGCTGTCGGGTCGCAACTTCGTCACCCCCGACGATGTCAAGGCGATGGCGCGGCCGACGCTACGGCACCGGATCGCCCTGCGGCCGGAGGCCGAACTGGAGGGCGCCGATGCCGACGGTGTGCTGGACGGAATCCTGGCGTCGGTGCCGGTGCCGCGGTAA
- the lfrA gene encoding efflux MFS transporter LfrA has translation MTTHSDATASVTPPAATPRRAWLALAVLTLPVMLIAIDNTVLAFALPAIAEDFRPPAATQLWIVDVYSLVLAALLVAMGSIGDRIGRRRLLLIGGAGFAVVSAAAAFAPSAEMLVLARAVLGFFGAMLMPSTLSLIRNIFTEASARRLAIAIWASCFTAGSTLGPIVGGALLEHFHWGAVFLIAVPILLPLLILAPKLVPESKDPNPGPLDPISVGLSFIAMLPFVWAIKTAAHDGLSVVVVAAFALGIGAGVLFVRRQMHSATPMLDMALFRSGPFTSSILANFLSIVGLIGFIFFVSQHLQLVLGLSPLMAGLVTLPGAVLSMIAGISVVKAAKHFSPQALIVFGLVFVAAGFIMILLFRHDLSVTAVIVSFLVLELGVGVSQTISNDTIVASVPAAKAGAASAVSETAYELGAVVGAATLGTIFTAFYRANVEVPAGLTPSQTGDAAESIGGATSVARDLPPETAQRLLNSAHQAFDSGIAPTASIAAVLALTAAVVVIVAFRRTPEAPQPADR, from the coding sequence ATGACCACCCATTCCGATGCGACCGCATCGGTGACACCACCGGCGGCCACTCCACGGCGCGCCTGGCTGGCGCTGGCCGTTCTCACCCTTCCGGTGATGTTGATCGCCATCGACAACACCGTGCTCGCCTTCGCGTTACCTGCCATCGCCGAGGACTTCCGCCCACCGGCGGCGACCCAGCTGTGGATCGTCGACGTCTACTCCCTGGTGCTGGCCGCCCTGCTGGTCGCCATGGGCAGCATCGGCGACCGGATCGGTCGACGCCGCCTCCTGTTGATCGGTGGTGCCGGATTCGCCGTCGTGTCGGCCGCGGCCGCCTTCGCGCCCAGTGCCGAGATGCTGGTGCTGGCTCGCGCGGTGCTCGGCTTCTTCGGCGCCATGCTGATGCCCTCGACGCTGTCGCTGATCCGCAACATCTTCACCGAAGCCTCGGCGCGCCGGCTCGCGATCGCCATCTGGGCATCGTGCTTCACCGCCGGATCCACCCTCGGACCGATCGTCGGCGGGGCGCTGCTGGAGCATTTCCACTGGGGCGCAGTGTTCCTGATCGCGGTTCCGATCCTGTTACCGCTGCTGATCCTGGCGCCGAAGCTGGTCCCGGAGTCCAAGGACCCGAATCCGGGCCCGCTTGATCCGATCAGCGTCGGGCTGTCGTTCATCGCCATGCTGCCCTTCGTCTGGGCCATCAAGACCGCCGCCCACGACGGCTTGTCGGTGGTCGTGGTGGCCGCGTTCGCACTCGGCATCGGGGCGGGGGTCCTGTTCGTCCGACGTCAGATGCACAGCGCCACACCGATGCTCGACATGGCGCTGTTCCGGTCCGGCCCGTTCACCTCGTCGATCCTTGCCAACTTCCTGTCCATCGTCGGATTGATCGGCTTCATCTTCTTCGTGTCCCAGCACCTGCAGCTGGTGCTCGGTCTGAGCCCGCTGATGGCCGGTCTGGTGACCTTGCCGGGTGCGGTGCTGTCGATGATCGCCGGTATCTCGGTGGTCAAAGCCGCCAAGCACTTCTCACCGCAGGCGTTGATCGTGTTCGGTCTGGTGTTCGTGGCCGCGGGCTTCATCATGATCCTGTTGTTCCGCCACGATCTGTCGGTGACGGCGGTGATCGTGTCGTTCCTGGTCCTCGAGCTGGGTGTCGGTGTGTCGCAGACCATCTCCAACGACACCATCGTGGCGTCGGTGCCGGCGGCGAAAGCCGGTGCGGCATCGGCGGTCTCCGAGACCGCCTACGAGCTGGGCGCGGTGGTCGGCGCGGCGACCCTCGGCACCATCTTCACCGCGTTCTACCGGGCCAACGTCGAGGTGCCCGCGGGGCTGACACCGTCTCAGACCGGTGATGCGGCCGAGAGCATCGGCGGAGCGACCTCGGTGGCGCGCGACCTGCCGCCCGAAACCGCTCAGCGACTGCTGAACTCGGCACACCAGGCGTTCGACTCGGGTATCGCACCGACGGCGTCCATCGCCGCCGTACTCGCCCTGACCGCTGCGGTCGTCGTCATCGTCGCGTTCCGACGGACACCGGAAGCGCCGCAGCCAGCGGACCGGTGA
- a CDS encoding DUF4129 domain-containing protein, whose translation MTGLNIDGDAAHDAAQRELTKPIYPRPSLTDRLTGWIDELLYKAFASSDWLPGGWITLALFMILSIVIVIVIVRVARRTMRSTRDGHDAVLTDRTRSAAHHRSAAESAAAQGDWTSAIRHRLRAVARELEESGALDPIPGRTATELAAAAGAVRPELISEFSSAAETFNGVSYGDRPGSAQQYRQIVELDEHLRGARAR comes from the coding sequence GTGACCGGCCTGAACATCGACGGCGACGCCGCGCACGACGCCGCACAGCGCGAACTCACCAAACCGATCTACCCCAGACCATCGCTGACCGACCGCCTGACCGGCTGGATCGACGAGTTGCTGTACAAGGCCTTCGCCAGCAGCGACTGGTTACCGGGCGGCTGGATCACATTGGCACTGTTCATGATCCTGTCCATCGTCATCGTCATCGTCATCGTCCGGGTGGCCCGGCGGACCATGCGGTCGACCAGGGACGGCCACGACGCCGTGCTCACCGACCGTACCCGCAGTGCCGCCCACCATCGATCCGCCGCCGAGTCCGCTGCCGCGCAAGGAGACTGGACATCGGCGATACGCCACCGACTACGTGCGGTGGCACGCGAACTCGAAGAGAGCGGCGCCCTCGACCCCATTCCAGGCCGCACCGCCACCGAACTGGCCGCCGCCGCCGGCGCCGTGCGCCCCGAACTCATCAGCGAATTCTCCTCGGCGGCCGAGACATTCAACGGAGTCAGTTACGGCGACCGGCCAGGCAGTGCTCAACAGTACCGCCAGATCGTGGAACTCGACGAGCACCTGCGCGGAGCCCGGGCCCGATGA
- a CDS encoding DUF58 domain-containing protein gives MVLTGRAGLLAVLGVLPVLISPWPATMFVVVAAVIGALLIADVLLAASLDRLQLRRTGDTTARLGQPVHIELDVHHGGKRRLRGLIRDAWAPSARARPRSQPLDIPAGGRARVATEIAPVRRGDQHAVHVTVRAIGPLGLAGRQRTTHADWQIRVLPPFLSRKHLPSRLAKLRELDGMVPVLIRGQGTEFDTLREYVDGDDVRSIDWRATARRGDVVVRTWRPERDRRVVIVLDTGRTSAGRIGVDPLSFDPVGWPRLDWSMDAALLLAALASRAGDHVDFLAHDRVSRAGVFGASRRELLAQLVSAMAPLEPALLESDATAMVAAVQRRVRRRALVVLLTDLNASALDEGLLPVLPKLSARHHVMVAAVTDPRVDALASGRSDAAQIYDAAAAERARNDRRDIADRLRGHGVDVIDAAPQDLAPALADRYLAMKATGRL, from the coding sequence ATGGTTCTCACCGGGCGGGCCGGACTGCTGGCGGTGCTCGGCGTGCTGCCGGTGCTCATCTCGCCATGGCCGGCAACGATGTTCGTGGTCGTGGCGGCGGTGATCGGCGCACTGCTGATCGCCGATGTGCTGCTGGCCGCGAGCCTCGACCGGCTGCAGCTGCGGCGCACCGGGGACACGACCGCGCGCCTGGGCCAACCGGTGCACATCGAACTCGACGTTCACCACGGCGGAAAACGGCGGCTGCGCGGGCTGATCCGTGATGCCTGGGCGCCCAGCGCGCGGGCACGCCCTCGTTCCCAGCCGCTCGATATCCCCGCCGGTGGCCGGGCCAGGGTCGCCACCGAGATCGCGCCGGTGCGCCGCGGTGATCAGCACGCCGTGCATGTCACCGTGCGGGCGATAGGCCCGTTGGGACTGGCCGGACGGCAGCGCACGACGCACGCCGACTGGCAGATACGTGTCCTGCCGCCGTTCCTGTCCCGCAAACATCTTCCGTCGCGGCTGGCCAAACTGCGCGAGCTCGACGGCATGGTCCCGGTCTTGATCCGCGGGCAGGGCACCGAATTCGACACACTTCGCGAATACGTCGACGGTGACGATGTCCGCTCCATCGACTGGCGAGCCACCGCGCGCCGGGGTGACGTCGTGGTGCGGACCTGGCGCCCGGAGCGGGACCGGCGCGTGGTCATCGTGCTGGACACCGGCCGGACCTCCGCGGGCCGGATCGGGGTGGACCCGTTGTCGTTTGACCCGGTGGGATGGCCGCGACTGGATTGGTCGATGGATGCCGCGCTGTTGCTGGCCGCGCTGGCCTCGCGGGCCGGTGACCACGTCGACTTCCTGGCCCACGACCGGGTCAGCCGGGCCGGCGTGTTCGGCGCTTCGCGACGGGAACTGTTGGCGCAGTTGGTCTCGGCGATGGCGCCCCTGGAGCCGGCACTACTCGAATCCGATGCGACGGCCATGGTGGCCGCCGTGCAGCGGCGCGTTCGCCGGCGCGCCCTGGTGGTGCTGCTGACCGACCTGAACGCCTCGGCCCTGGACGAGGGCCTGTTGCCGGTGTTGCCGAAGCTGTCGGCCCGCCACCATGTCATGGTCGCCGCCGTCACCGATCCGCGGGTCGATGCGTTGGCATCGGGGCGCTCGGATGCCGCACAGATCTACGACGCCGCGGCGGCCGAACGCGCCCGCAACGACCGCCGCGACATCGCCGACCGGCTGCGGGGGCACGGTGTCGATGTCATCGACGCCGCGCCGCAGGACCTGGCCCCCGCGCTGGCCGATCGCTATCTGGCGATGAAGGCCACCGGTCGGCTCTAG
- a CDS encoding acyl-CoA thioesterase produces the protein MTEPSWMADLLDFDRDGDVFLAPQLGVPGMRLFGGLIAAQSLGAAGATVDPGKHPQSLHAYFVRGGEFGVDVELEVERTRDGRSFDTRRVTARQKGKVILEMIASFQIPEDGADWHPARPPSVPLEAAVPKKPDLDFADWLELRCDPADTTRFVLPPFWIRSRGTIEDDPLIRACTLTFVSDIGPVPAARPPGTPFTPGAGTGFATSLDHSVWFHRPFDPDQWHCYEIDSLGNSHSRGLVVGGLYDAAGVLVANTSQQALWRL, from the coding sequence ATGACCGAACCGAGTTGGATGGCGGACCTCCTCGACTTCGACCGTGACGGCGACGTGTTCCTGGCCCCGCAACTGGGTGTGCCCGGAATGCGGCTGTTCGGGGGTCTCATCGCCGCCCAGTCGCTCGGCGCGGCCGGGGCGACCGTCGATCCGGGCAAACATCCTCAGTCGCTGCACGCGTACTTCGTCCGCGGTGGGGAATTCGGTGTCGACGTCGAACTGGAAGTCGAACGAACCCGCGACGGCCGGTCCTTCGACACTCGCCGGGTGACCGCACGTCAGAAAGGCAAGGTCATCCTGGAGATGATCGCGTCCTTCCAGATCCCGGAGGACGGCGCAGACTGGCACCCGGCAAGACCACCCAGCGTGCCCCTGGAAGCCGCCGTCCCCAAGAAGCCGGACCTGGACTTTGCCGACTGGCTGGAATTGCGCTGCGATCCAGCCGATACCACGCGGTTCGTGCTGCCGCCCTTCTGGATTCGCAGTCGCGGAACCATCGAGGACGATCCCCTGATCAGGGCGTGCACCCTGACCTTCGTATCCGATATCGGCCCGGTCCCCGCGGCCCGACCACCGGGCACGCCGTTCACACCGGGCGCGGGCACGGGTTTCGCGACCAGCCTGGACCACTCCGTGTGGTTCCACCGGCCGTTCGATCCCGACCAGTGGCACTGCTACGAGATCGATTCACTGGGCAACAGTCACTCCCGCGGATTGGTGGTCGGCGGGTTGTACGACGCCGCGGGTGTGCTCGTCGCCAACACCAGCCAGCAAGCCTTGTGGCGGTTGTGA